Proteins from a genomic interval of Granulicella sp. L56:
- the murG gene encoding undecaprenyldiphospho-muramoylpentapeptide beta-N-acetylglucosaminyltransferase, which translates to MRLTDVGRAANSLRVLIAGGGTGGHVIPALAIARELRDAAGAEVRFVGTARGLETRLVPEAGFPLELIHVGQLKNVSVATRLRTLMDLPLGVGRCIGLLREFKPDVVVGVGGYASGPAMMAAILLRVPTLAFEPNAVPGLANRLVGRWVSAAAVNFAETCRYFRRAQVTGTPVRPEFFAIGKKVPSERKRLLVFGASQGARVFNELMPKIMDRLLSAFPTLDVVHQTGGRHGDATLAIYRSAGVGFERVTVTPYLDDMAAQFAAADLILCRSGASTIAELAAAGRASVLVPFPQAADDHQRKNADAFVAAGAAEMMVESSLNEERLLEVLLDLLGNDARRQEMAENARALAHPEAVKVIGEIVLRLVKRG; encoded by the coding sequence GTGAGATTGACTGACGTGGGGCGAGCAGCGAACAGCCTGCGAGTTTTGATTGCCGGGGGAGGAACCGGCGGACATGTGATTCCGGCGCTGGCGATTGCGCGGGAGTTGCGAGATGCGGCGGGTGCTGAGGTCCGTTTTGTAGGGACGGCGCGGGGGCTGGAGACGCGGCTGGTGCCGGAGGCGGGATTTCCGCTGGAACTGATTCATGTGGGGCAGTTGAAAAATGTAAGTGTGGCGACGCGTCTGCGCACGTTGATGGACCTTCCGTTAGGCGTTGGCCGCTGCATCGGGCTGTTGCGGGAATTTAAGCCGGATGTTGTTGTGGGAGTGGGTGGCTATGCCTCAGGCCCGGCGATGATGGCGGCGATTTTGTTGCGGGTGCCAACGCTGGCGTTTGAGCCGAACGCCGTTCCGGGGCTGGCGAATCGTTTAGTGGGACGATGGGTGTCGGCGGCTGCGGTGAACTTTGCGGAGACGTGCCGTTACTTTCGCAGAGCGCAGGTGACCGGGACGCCGGTGCGGCCGGAGTTTTTTGCGATTGGCAAAAAGGTGCCGAGTGAAAGAAAGAGGCTGCTGGTATTCGGGGCCAGTCAAGGCGCTCGCGTCTTCAATGAACTGATGCCGAAGATTATGGATCGGCTTTTGAGCGCTTTTCCGACGCTCGATGTGGTGCATCAGACGGGCGGACGGCATGGCGATGCGACGCTTGCGATCTACCGCAGCGCTGGGGTTGGTTTTGAGCGGGTCACGGTGACGCCTTATCTCGATGACATGGCAGCGCAGTTTGCTGCCGCCGACCTGATTCTCTGTCGAAGCGGTGCGAGCACCATTGCGGAGCTGGCAGCGGCAGGACGGGCTTCTGTTCTGGTGCCGTTTCCGCAGGCTGCCGACGACCATCAGCGGAAGAATGCGGATGCGTTTGTCGCTGCCGGAGCAGCGGAGATGATGGTTGAGTCTTCGCTGAACGAGGAGCGTTTGCTGGAGGTGTTACTGGATCTTCTGGGGAATGATGCTCGCAGGCAGGAGATGGCGGAGAATGCACGGGCGTTGGCGCATCCTGAGGCGGTGAAGGTGATTGGAGAGATTGTCTTGCGGTTGGTGAAGCGCGGGTGA
- the murD gene encoding UDP-N-acetylmuramoyl-L-alanine--D-glutamate ligase, with product MELKNKRVLVVGLGKSGLSSALFLRAQGAQVTVSDTRSAEALAKEIPALLDAGIMVESGGHGLLTFRRQDLIVVSPGVPMDTPEVKQVKAFGLPVIGELELASRFLQGKVVAITGSNGKTTTTTLLGKIFEDAGVSTLVGGNIGLPVIDLVAKSAADTVSVLEVSSFQLETVEEFHPWISVVLNITPDHLDRHGSFENYAAAKARITERQEAGDFLVLNGEDKPTQMVAAKTRAQIYWFSARRPIKQGAFVHGESIFFVANEGGKPEPVMPVAEIALKGAHNVENVLAAVCAARLAGISAEKIRASVAGFKGVEHRLEFVRLLRGVEFYNDSKATNVDAAMKAVASFAGGIHLILGGKDKNSDYGTMADLLKERVKIVYTIGSAAEKIEQQLQGVVKIVSAATMQTAVAEASKATVAGDIVLLAPACSSFDQFENYEHRGQVFRRLVNELS from the coding sequence ATGGAACTGAAGAATAAGCGGGTTTTGGTGGTGGGGTTGGGGAAGAGTGGGCTATCGTCTGCGCTGTTTCTGCGTGCGCAGGGCGCGCAGGTGACGGTGAGCGATACGCGGAGCGCGGAGGCGCTGGCGAAGGAGATTCCTGCGCTGCTGGATGCGGGGATTATGGTCGAGTCGGGTGGGCATGGGTTGCTGACCTTTCGGCGGCAGGATTTGATTGTGGTGTCGCCGGGAGTGCCGATGGATACTCCCGAGGTGAAGCAGGTGAAGGCGTTCGGCCTGCCCGTGATTGGGGAGCTGGAGTTGGCCAGCCGGTTTCTTCAAGGCAAAGTTGTGGCGATTACGGGATCGAACGGGAAGACCACCACGACGACGCTGCTGGGGAAGATATTTGAAGATGCCGGAGTATCGACGCTGGTGGGCGGCAATATTGGTTTGCCGGTGATCGATCTGGTGGCGAAGAGTGCGGCGGATACGGTGAGCGTGCTGGAGGTTTCGAGCTTTCAACTGGAGACCGTTGAGGAATTCCATCCGTGGATCTCGGTGGTGTTGAACATCACGCCGGACCATCTGGACCGGCATGGCAGCTTTGAGAACTATGCTGCTGCCAAGGCGCGGATTACGGAACGGCAGGAGGCGGGTGACTTTCTGGTTCTGAACGGCGAAGACAAGCCGACTCAGATGGTGGCGGCGAAGACACGGGCGCAAATCTACTGGTTCAGCGCTCGGCGGCCTATCAAGCAGGGCGCGTTCGTTCATGGAGAGAGCATCTTCTTTGTTGCCAACGAGGGCGGCAAGCCGGAGCCGGTGATGCCGGTGGCGGAGATTGCGCTGAAGGGCGCGCACAACGTCGAGAATGTGCTGGCGGCAGTATGCGCGGCGCGGCTGGCGGGGATTTCTGCGGAGAAGATTCGGGCTTCGGTCGCTGGGTTCAAAGGCGTGGAGCATCGGCTGGAGTTTGTGCGGCTGCTGCGCGGGGTGGAGTTCTACAACGACTCCAAGGCGACCAATGTGGACGCGGCCATGAAGGCGGTGGCCTCGTTTGCCGGTGGTATCCATTTGATTCTTGGCGGCAAGGACAAGAACTCCGACTATGGCACGATGGCCGATCTGCTGAAGGAGCGGGTGAAGATTGTTTATACGATTGGTTCAGCCGCCGAAAAGATTGAGCAGCAGTTGCAGGGAGTGGTGAAGATAGTCTCAGCGGCGACGATGCAGACCGCTGTTGCTGAGGCATCGAAGGCTACCGTGGCTGGGGATATTGTTCTGCTGGCGCCTGCCTGCTCGAGCTTCGACCAGTTCGAGAACTATGAGCATCGGGGACAGGTCTTTCGACGGTTAGTGAATGAATTAAGTTAG
- the ftsW gene encoding putative lipid II flippase FtsW, which produces MAKRVGVDKWLFGVVLLLVLFGLVMVFSASAVMAKSQFGSAYYFMIRQSIWAGFGMVALVLLMRVDYRHYNNPRVVFPLVAVTMLLLMAVFASRDSHNTHRWFRFGGGLSFQPSELATPVLILFLAYFLQTRMHKMDDWRGTVLRAALPPLLFIALILKEPDLGTAMVCAAVTMLMLYLAGLQLKYIGIALACASPVLYYMLFRVPWRRARMLAFVHPEADPRGTGFHILQSLIAVGTGGIRGLGLMEGRQKLFYLPEPHTDFIFANICEELGMIGAVAVVAMFAFLGYRGLRAAFLSTDPFARFLAFGITSAILIQAFFNISVVVALLPTKGITLPFISFGGTSLFVTMACMGVLLNVTREID; this is translated from the coding sequence ATGGCGAAGAGAGTAGGGGTGGACAAGTGGCTCTTCGGAGTGGTGCTGCTGCTGGTGCTGTTTGGGCTGGTGATGGTGTTTTCCGCGTCGGCGGTGATGGCGAAGTCGCAGTTCGGCTCGGCGTATTACTTTATGATTCGGCAGTCGATCTGGGCCGGATTTGGCATGGTCGCGCTGGTGCTGCTAATGCGGGTCGACTATCGCCACTATAACAACCCCAGGGTGGTCTTTCCGCTGGTCGCGGTGACGATGCTGCTGCTGATGGCGGTCTTTGCCAGTCGCGACTCGCACAATACCCATCGGTGGTTTCGTTTTGGCGGTGGACTCAGTTTTCAGCCCTCGGAGCTGGCGACTCCGGTGCTGATTTTATTTCTTGCCTACTTTTTGCAGACGCGAATGCACAAGATGGATGACTGGCGAGGGACGGTGCTGCGGGCTGCGCTGCCGCCGCTTCTGTTCATTGCGCTGATTCTTAAAGAGCCTGACCTGGGAACGGCGATGGTCTGCGCAGCGGTGACGATGCTGATGCTGTACCTTGCAGGATTGCAGTTGAAATATATCGGCATTGCGCTGGCGTGTGCGTCGCCGGTGCTTTACTACATGCTGTTTCGTGTGCCCTGGCGGCGTGCACGTATGCTGGCCTTTGTTCATCCCGAGGCCGATCCCAGGGGAACTGGGTTCCACATTCTGCAGTCTCTGATTGCCGTCGGTACGGGAGGCATTCGTGGGCTGGGATTGATGGAAGGCAGGCAGAAGTTGTTCTATCTGCCGGAGCCGCACACGGATTTCATCTTTGCGAATATCTGTGAAGAGCTGGGCATGATTGGCGCTGTGGCCGTGGTCGCGATGTTCGCGTTCCTTGGCTATCGCGGTCTGCGAGCGGCGTTTCTGTCCACCGATCCCTTTGCACGGTTTCTTGCCTTTGGGATTACTTCGGCGATTCTGATACAGGCGTTCTTCAATATCAGCGTCGTGGTGGCGCTGCTACCGACGAAGGGAATTACGCTACCCTTTATCTCGTTTGGAGGAACGTCGTTGTTTGTGACGATGGCCTGTATGGGCGTTCTGCTGAATGTAACTCGTGAGATTGACTGA
- the plsY gene encoding glycerol-3-phosphate 1-O-acyltransferase PlsY, producing the protein MTPWILSISLAYLLGSIPFGYVLVKIFRKQDIRATGSGNIGATNVARSGAKGLAIATLLLDLGKAFIAVKIAQHILPGNYDLAVAAAVAAILGHVFPVWLRFRGGKGVASALGVFLALTWPSALATLAIFVVIFALTRYVSLASIIAAAAFPVFGLYFITSRTPIVVTGFFFIPLLIIVKHHQNIRRLLSGKESRFGSPKVTA; encoded by the coding sequence ATGACCCCCTGGATCCTCTCCATCTCGCTGGCCTATCTCCTCGGCTCCATCCCCTTTGGCTATGTCCTGGTGAAGATCTTCCGCAAACAGGACATCCGCGCCACCGGCAGCGGCAATATCGGAGCCACGAACGTTGCCCGTTCCGGAGCGAAGGGCCTAGCCATTGCCACCCTTCTGCTCGATCTCGGCAAAGCCTTCATTGCGGTCAAGATCGCACAGCACATTCTGCCCGGCAACTACGATCTTGCCGTGGCCGCTGCGGTAGCTGCCATCCTCGGCCATGTCTTTCCTGTCTGGCTGCGCTTTCGTGGAGGCAAAGGAGTCGCCAGCGCTCTCGGAGTTTTCCTCGCGCTTACCTGGCCCAGTGCCTTGGCCACGCTCGCTATTTTTGTCGTCATCTTCGCGCTGACACGCTACGTCTCACTGGCCTCGATCATTGCGGCGGCGGCCTTCCCAGTCTTTGGCTTGTATTTCATTACCTCCAGAACACCTATCGTTGTGACCGGCTTCTTTTTCATCCCCTTACTCATCATCGTCAAGCACCACCAGAACATCCGCCGCCTCCTCTCTGGGAAAGAGAGCCGCTTTGGCTCTCCCAAGGTGACAGCATGA
- a CDS encoding ABC transporter ATP-binding protein, whose protein sequence is MLEVRNVSKRYSSIPAVENVSFCARTGEVTGYLGPNGSGKSTTMKMITGLIAMNSGSILFDGTPIHKDLMAYKQRMGYVPEEPYLYTHLSGAEYLVMVAQLRNLAHKLATERIDGLLRLFALYDDRHVGISAYSKGMRQKILLAAALLHNPDLILLDEPFSGLDVGSSLILRSLIEELARRGKVVLFSSHELETVERISSHIVILHRGKIVADDSIERLRTLMSLPTLEGIFSQLAVEQDTVAISKQIADLIHA, encoded by the coding sequence ATGCTCGAAGTTCGAAACGTCTCCAAGCGTTACTCCAGCATTCCGGCCGTAGAGAATGTAAGTTTCTGCGCTCGGACTGGTGAGGTGACGGGCTATCTCGGCCCAAATGGCTCCGGCAAATCGACCACCATGAAGATGATTACCGGACTGATCGCGATGAACTCGGGGTCGATCCTGTTCGACGGCACGCCGATCCACAAGGACCTGATGGCTTACAAGCAGCGAATGGGGTATGTGCCGGAGGAGCCGTATCTGTATACACATCTCAGTGGAGCGGAATACCTGGTGATGGTTGCGCAGTTGCGAAATCTTGCGCACAAGCTGGCCACGGAGCGAATCGATGGGCTGTTGCGTTTGTTTGCGCTCTACGATGACCGGCACGTAGGAATCTCGGCGTACTCGAAAGGAATGCGGCAGAAGATATTGCTGGCGGCGGCATTGCTGCATAATCCTGATCTCATCCTGCTCGATGAACCTTTTTCCGGACTCGATGTTGGGTCTTCTTTAATTCTGCGGAGTTTGATTGAGGAGCTTGCTAGGCGAGGTAAAGTCGTTCTCTTCAGCTCGCATGAGCTGGAGACAGTGGAACGAATTTCTTCGCATATCGTGATTCTGCATCGCGGCAAAATTGTTGCCGACGACTCTATTGAGCGGCTGCGGACGCTCATGTCGCTGCCGACGCTCGAAGGCATCTTCTCGCAGCTCGCGGTTGAACAAGATACGGTGGCAATCTCGAAGCAGATCGCGGACCTTATTCATGCATAA
- a CDS encoding YXWGXW repeat-containing protein — protein MKISRLVKNSISTIALAGAFLFAAPSPAHAGVFVSVAIAPPVIPVYAQPPIPGDGYIWTPGYWAWTGEGYEWVDGAWVEPPYENALWTPGYWGGDDGGYFWNAGYWGQNVGYYGGINYGFGYFGVGFYGGYWGHGRFWYNRGYNNFGGRHFGNIYDRPVHGFNGRPGGASFTRNGGGRNFAGNRGSNIGGRNFGNRGFSNNGQRSFAANGQRSFNSGNRSAYNANSRQSFNGARSYSQSQGSRSYAQPSQRSSGGQSRSVSSAPRGNSGGGGSFHGGGGGGGGSHGGGGGGHR, from the coding sequence ATGAAAATTTCTCGTCTCGTCAAAAACTCGATCAGCACCATCGCATTGGCAGGAGCGTTCTTGTTCGCCGCTCCCAGCCCGGCCCACGCAGGGGTCTTTGTCTCTGTCGCAATTGCTCCCCCAGTCATTCCCGTGTATGCGCAACCCCCCATCCCCGGCGATGGTTACATCTGGACGCCCGGCTATTGGGCCTGGACTGGCGAAGGCTACGAATGGGTCGATGGAGCCTGGGTTGAGCCTCCTTATGAAAACGCGCTCTGGACCCCCGGATACTGGGGTGGCGACGATGGCGGCTACTTCTGGAACGCTGGTTATTGGGGTCAGAATGTCGGCTACTATGGCGGCATCAACTATGGCTTCGGATACTTTGGCGTCGGCTTCTACGGCGGATACTGGGGCCACGGCCGCTTCTGGTACAACCGCGGCTACAACAACTTTGGTGGCCGTCACTTCGGCAACATCTATGATCGCCCGGTTCATGGCTTCAACGGCCGTCCCGGCGGCGCCAGCTTTACCAGAAATGGTGGAGGTCGTAACTTCGCCGGAAACCGTGGCTCGAACATCGGTGGCCGCAACTTCGGCAACCGCGGCTTTTCAAACAACGGCCAGCGCAGTTTCGCCGCGAACGGACAGCGCAGCTTCAACTCTGGCAATCGCAGTGCCTATAACGCAAATAGCCGCCAGTCGTTCAACGGTGCACGGAGCTACTCTCAGTCTCAGGGTTCGCGCAGCTACGCGCAGCCAAGTCAACGCAGCAGCGGTGGCCAAAGCCGCAGCGTCTCCAGTGCCCCCCGTGGCAACTCTGGTGGCGGTGGCAGCTTCCACGGAGGCGGTGGAGGTGGCGGCGGCTCCCATGGCGGTGGCGGCGGTGGCCATCGGTAA
- a CDS encoding DHA2 family efflux MFS transporter permease subunit, with the protein MATLTLPAPPQIATRRAINPWVIALTVTLATFMELLDTSIANVSLPYIAGGLGRSFDEVTWILTTYLVANAVILPMSAWFSRVFGRKNYYMACVALFTVTSLFCGIAPTLGVMLVSRVLQGIGGGGLAPVEQAILVDTFPPAQRASAFALYTVAIVTAPAIGPVLGGWITDNFNWRWVFFINIPIGALSLFLTNRFVHDPPSFAEERKSVRRSGKLRVDTLGIILIGIGSAALEIVLDRGQIDDWFGSSFIAWTFAIALICWSIAIYWELQHDDPIIDLHLLANRNFFIAAALYFIFGFGLFASTTMIPQVLQSLYGYRAIDAGLVLGPGAFVITLLAPVGAQLIQRGIIHPRVLVAISLVIVSASMLYYSGFTLQTDYSHYALARAFQGLGYAFFFVPVSVIAYSQLKPNQNNRASSLTNLFRNWGGSFGIAFITTVSERRQNFHQSVVGANLTPSSPTLQEYVHKTAAYLAQHGYSQADSVKAAYLYYYSQLEQQTRLLGFMDCFRIIGWATLAMVPLTFLIRHFHVGGKPSGGH; encoded by the coding sequence TTGGCAACCCTTACACTCCCCGCCCCACCTCAGATCGCCACCCGGCGCGCCATCAATCCCTGGGTGATCGCTCTCACGGTCACGCTGGCGACCTTCATGGAGCTGCTCGACACCTCCATCGCAAACGTCTCACTTCCCTACATCGCCGGCGGCCTGGGCCGCAGCTTCGATGAAGTGACGTGGATCCTCACCACCTATCTCGTCGCGAACGCCGTCATCCTTCCCATGAGCGCGTGGTTCAGCCGCGTCTTCGGGCGCAAGAACTACTACATGGCCTGCGTCGCGCTCTTCACCGTGACGTCGCTCTTCTGCGGCATCGCTCCTACGCTCGGCGTCATGCTCGTCAGCCGCGTGCTTCAGGGCATTGGCGGAGGCGGACTGGCACCCGTCGAACAAGCCATCCTCGTCGATACGTTCCCACCAGCGCAGCGCGCCTCGGCCTTTGCGCTCTACACCGTTGCCATCGTCACCGCACCGGCCATCGGGCCGGTCCTCGGCGGCTGGATCACCGACAACTTCAACTGGCGCTGGGTCTTCTTCATCAATATCCCCATCGGAGCGCTGTCCCTCTTCCTCACCAACCGCTTCGTACACGACCCGCCATCGTTCGCCGAGGAGCGCAAGTCAGTTCGCCGCAGCGGCAAGCTTCGCGTCGATACGCTCGGCATCATCCTGATCGGCATAGGCTCCGCTGCGCTCGAAATCGTGCTCGACCGCGGCCAGATCGACGACTGGTTCGGCAGCAGCTTCATCGCATGGACCTTCGCCATCGCGCTGATCTGCTGGTCGATCGCGATCTATTGGGAGCTGCAGCACGACGACCCCATCATCGATCTGCACCTGCTCGCCAACCGAAATTTTTTTATCGCCGCGGCCCTTTATTTCATCTTCGGCTTCGGACTCTTCGCCAGCACAACCATGATTCCGCAGGTACTGCAATCGCTCTACGGATACCGCGCCATCGATGCAGGCTTGGTCCTCGGGCCGGGAGCTTTTGTCATCACGCTGCTCGCTCCGGTCGGCGCTCAATTGATACAACGCGGCATCATCCATCCGCGCGTCCTGGTCGCGATCAGTCTCGTGATCGTCTCCGCCTCAATGCTCTACTACAGCGGCTTCACCCTACAGACGGACTACAGCCACTACGCGTTGGCACGAGCCTTTCAGGGTCTTGGCTACGCCTTCTTCTTCGTTCCGGTCAGCGTCATCGCATACTCCCAACTCAAGCCCAATCAAAATAATCGTGCATCAAGTCTCACCAACCTCTTTCGCAACTGGGGAGGCAGTTTTGGCATCGCCTTCATCACTACCGTCAGCGAGCGCAGGCAAAACTTCCATCAATCCGTGGTGGGAGCAAACCTTACTCCCAGCTCACCTACCCTGCAGGAGTACGTTCACAAGACAGCGGCCTATCTCGCGCAACATGGTTATTCGCAGGCCGACTCCGTGAAAGCAGCGTACCTCTACTACTACTCTCAACTTGAACAGCAAACCCGTCTGCTCGGCTTTATGGACTGCTTCCGGATCATCGGCTGGGCGACTCTGGCGATGGTGCCGCTCACCTTCCTCATCCGCCACTTCCATGTCGGCGGCAAACCATCTGGCGGCCACTGA
- a CDS encoding competence/damage-inducible protein A, producing MIAEIIAVGSEMLTPHRQDTNSLYLTAGLNDLGVEVAFKTIVGDNLRHLIDAAKIAIGRADIIVFSGGLGPTEDDLTREAAASALGIELHPDPAILTALYKRFAARQMIMPPNNAKQADVLDGAVLLENKNGSAPGQYLDTTVKGHRKIVILLPGPPSELKPLFDEAVKPRLATALPPRHLARRMLRMALIPESQVDARSAPIYKQYTDIETTILAGHAEIQLHFLSAKPTLAEAQARVDELTEKIEHEMDDAIFSSHGESLEEVVLLMLGIRHLTLATAESCTGGLLAQRLTAVPNSSSAYIGGAVAYTPELKTTFAGVSKETIDSKGTVSEEVARELAEGIRARTGASIGVSITGLAGPAGGASGPDAEKPVGRIYVGLSDDQQTTVKELNLTGERTRVRYWATQHALELIRRHLL from the coding sequence ATGATCGCTGAAATCATCGCCGTCGGCTCCGAGATGCTCACGCCCCACCGACAGGACACCAACTCCCTGTACCTTACCGCTGGCCTCAACGACCTCGGCGTCGAAGTCGCCTTCAAGACCATCGTCGGCGATAACCTCCGGCACCTCATCGACGCCGCAAAGATAGCCATCGGCCGCGCTGACATCATCGTCTTTTCCGGCGGCCTTGGCCCCACCGAAGACGACCTCACCCGCGAGGCAGCCGCTTCCGCTCTCGGCATCGAACTTCACCCAGACCCAGCCATCCTCACAGCGCTGTACAAACGGTTCGCCGCGCGACAGATGATCATGCCGCCGAACAACGCCAAGCAGGCCGACGTGCTCGATGGAGCCGTGCTGCTTGAAAACAAAAATGGCAGCGCTCCCGGCCAATATCTCGACACAACTGTCAAGGGGCATCGCAAGATCGTCATCCTTCTCCCCGGCCCGCCCAGCGAGCTAAAGCCCCTCTTCGACGAAGCCGTGAAGCCGCGTCTCGCCACCGCACTTCCTCCGCGCCATCTTGCACGGCGAATGCTGCGCATGGCCCTGATTCCCGAGTCGCAGGTCGACGCCCGCTCTGCGCCTATCTACAAGCAATACACCGACATCGAAACCACCATCCTCGCGGGGCACGCCGAGATTCAGCTCCACTTTCTCTCCGCCAAGCCAACGCTCGCGGAGGCGCAGGCACGCGTAGACGAGCTGACCGAGAAGATTGAACACGAGATGGACGACGCTATCTTCTCTTCTCATGGCGAAAGCCTCGAAGAGGTCGTGCTGCTGATGCTCGGCATAAGGCATCTCACGCTCGCCACTGCAGAAAGCTGCACCGGCGGTCTTCTGGCGCAGCGCCTGACCGCCGTGCCGAATAGCTCGAGCGCCTATATCGGCGGTGCAGTCGCCTATACGCCCGAGCTCAAAACTACCTTCGCCGGTGTGTCCAAAGAGACCATCGACAGCAAAGGAACGGTCAGCGAAGAGGTAGCCCGCGAGCTCGCAGAAGGCATCCGCGCACGCACAGGCGCGTCCATCGGCGTCTCCATCACAGGGCTTGCCGGACCGGCAGGCGGAGCGTCCGGTCCCGACGCAGAAAAACCAGTGGGCCGCATCTATGTTGGCCTATCCGATGACCAGCAAACTACAGTAAAGGAGCTTAACCTGACAGGCGAACGTACCCGCGTCCGCTACTGGGCTACTCAACATGCCCTGGAACTCATTCGCCGCCACTTGCTCTAA
- a CDS encoding TetR/AcrR family transcriptional regulator, whose protein sequence is MSKGEETRLRIVAEAAPLFNQRGYEGCSMQNIMDATGLEKGGIYRHFESKEELAAEAFDFAWAMTSSRRRQNLDSIPNPVDRLKQHIANFVSRSSFPGGCPLLNTAVDSDNGNPVLREKVRKALRGWQSLLQDIIKEGIKDGSIRADVDANQVSNLLIGGLEGGMLISRIERNDQGLRAALEHLDSYIESQVRKTSKAPSKNR, encoded by the coding sequence ATGAGCAAAGGCGAAGAAACTCGGTTGCGCATCGTCGCTGAGGCCGCTCCACTCTTCAACCAGCGCGGCTACGAAGGCTGTTCCATGCAGAACATCATGGACGCCACCGGTCTTGAAAAAGGCGGCATCTACCGCCACTTCGAAAGCAAGGAAGAACTCGCGGCAGAGGCATTCGACTTCGCCTGGGCGATGACCTCCAGCAGACGCAGGCAAAATCTCGACTCCATTCCCAATCCCGTCGATCGATTGAAACAGCACATCGCAAACTTCGTCTCCCGCTCCAGCTTTCCCGGCGGCTGCCCTCTTCTTAACACGGCGGTCGATTCCGACAACGGCAATCCTGTCTTAAGAGAAAAGGTCCGGAAAGCCCTGCGCGGCTGGCAATCCCTGCTGCAAGACATTATCAAAGAGGGCATTAAAGACGGCTCCATTCGGGCAGATGTGGATGCCAATCAAGTCTCCAACCTCCTCATCGGCGGACTCGAAGGTGGCATGTTGATCAGCCGGATTGAACGCAACGATCAAGGCCTGCGCGCTGCTCTCGAACACCTCGATTCTTATATCGAATCGCAAGTCCGCAAGACCTCCAAAGCCCCTTCTAAAAATCGCTAG
- a CDS encoding NAD(P)H-dependent glycerol-3-phosphate dehydrogenase, with amino-acid sequence MSRIVILGAGAWGTALALSLARRGGHQIVLWSHSAPLAEQLNDVGENLPYLPGFTLPADIQVTSDLPGAIFEADILLCVTPSQHLRGIIGHIAPLLTRDQIILIASKGLEESTFLRMSQVVASVTNNPCAVLSGPSFAQEVALGYPTAIVAAATTSALAQIVQREFSSPTLRIYTNDDVTGVELGGALKNVIALSSGVVHGLNLGHNSAAALVTRGIAEITRLSVACGGRRQTLAGLSGVGDLILTCTGNLSRNRSVGIELGKGRHLPEILSGLNGKVAEGIQSTTAALGLAARYGVEMPITEQMDAILHHNKSPKDAIRDLMGRPGRDE; translated from the coding sequence ATGAGCCGCATTGTGATCCTCGGTGCAGGCGCCTGGGGCACGGCCCTCGCGCTTTCGCTTGCCCGCCGTGGCGGCCACCAGATTGTTCTATGGTCGCACTCTGCTCCGCTCGCCGAGCAGCTTAATGATGTAGGCGAAAATCTCCCTTATCTCCCCGGCTTCACGCTTCCCGCCGACATTCAGGTCACCTCCGATCTTCCCGGCGCGATCTTCGAAGCCGACATCCTGCTCTGCGTCACTCCTTCCCAGCATCTTCGCGGCATCATTGGCCACATCGCTCCCCTGCTGACGCGCGACCAGATCATCCTGATCGCGTCGAAGGGCCTTGAAGAGTCAACCTTCCTCCGCATGTCGCAGGTCGTCGCTTCGGTCACCAACAATCCCTGCGCCGTCCTCAGTGGACCATCGTTCGCCCAGGAAGTGGCCCTTGGCTACCCGACCGCTATCGTCGCCGCCGCCACCACATCTGCGCTCGCGCAGATCGTTCAGCGCGAATTTTCTTCGCCAACGCTCCGCATCTACACCAACGACGATGTCACTGGCGTCGAGCTGGGCGGCGCGTTGAAAAATGTCATCGCCCTTTCCTCTGGCGTCGTCCACGGCCTCAATCTCGGACACAACTCTGCCGCCGCGCTCGTCACCCGAGGCATCGCAGAGATTACTCGCCTCTCGGTCGCCTGCGGTGGCCGCCGCCAAACGCTTGCAGGGCTTTCCGGAGTCGGCGATCTCATCCTCACCTGCACCGGAAACCTCTCCCGCAATCGCTCTGTGGGAATCGAACTGGGAAAGGGCCGCCACCTTCCTGAGATCCTCTCCGGCCTCAACGGCAAAGTGGCCGAAGGCATTCAGAGCACTACCGCCGCACTCGGTTTGGCCGCTCGTTATGGGGTCGAAATGCCGATTACGGAACAAATGGACGCAATTCTCCACCACAATAAGTCGCCAAAAGATGCCATTCGAGACCTCATGGGCCGCCCCGGACGCGACGAATAG